A single genomic interval of Vibrio gallicus harbors:
- a CDS encoding Lcl domain-containing protein, whose protein sequence is MRKHILGFIVLVTLITNSVHAEDQLTATIIGSGSPIYNENRASASTLISAGNTHILVDMGNGTQANLSKIGFDVRDLSSLFITHHHLDHNEEFVPVLIRLLLGRDDFTIIGPPNTKKMTETNVDLYESDIEYRLGKTQRNLDDRIKALDVTDIEGGESFSVGDIQVTTLQVPHTIHTIAYRFDYNSQSIVITGDLTYSEALPTLAKNADYMIIDSGGMVMIGGRQKNKRSKKDKENGSNKKAHAHLNLNDSSTLAQKAKVKNLVYTHFNTGEIDTEASLKMIRKNFSGHVIFGEDLMVVNNAAQPELFQTSQTANYAIVDTGQKKSYNNNEVIPFPVSGDDFYGQDSNYNSNQASYTDNNDGTITDNITGLIWQKQMGEKLSYDEALLKMNSLNLAGHDDWRIPTIKELYSLIQFSGQVKGQKAVTPFIDTSFFNQPLGNTQIGEREIDAQTWSSTEYVDKTMKNDDTVFGVNFVDGRIKGYPKFNPRTKEPNKMYFRFVRGNETYGKNNFINNNDGTVTDLATGLTWQQEDSKAGLNWQEALEYSENLTLADQSDWRLPNAKELQSIVDYTRSPETSNSAAIDPIFYTSSITNEAGEKDYPYYWSSTTHLDGPTPESGAVYVSFGKALGQMHENIMDVHGAGSQRSDPKAGQPMSRGPQGDYIRVDNYVRSVRGGYDDFPAQANTPPQAEKVNEYTTTGANVSSQVRSGNQTQNLNKNQNQSNKFINRLDKNGDGKVSASEFKAGTKRFNHLDKNKDGYITANEAPTGPPTHRQ, encoded by the coding sequence ATGAGAAAACACATACTCGGGTTTATTGTTTTGGTGACATTGATAACGAACTCAGTTCATGCGGAAGATCAACTTACAGCTACTATCATTGGATCAGGTTCGCCTATTTATAATGAAAATCGCGCGAGCGCTAGCACCTTAATCTCTGCTGGTAACACCCATATACTGGTTGATATGGGTAATGGCACTCAAGCAAACTTATCTAAAATTGGTTTTGATGTTCGTGACTTATCGAGCCTATTTATCACTCATCACCATCTAGATCATAATGAAGAGTTTGTTCCCGTATTAATTCGCCTATTATTAGGCAGAGATGATTTCACCATTATTGGCCCCCCCAATACAAAAAAAATGACGGAAACAAACGTGGATTTGTATGAATCTGATATTGAATATCGACTCGGGAAAACTCAAAGAAACTTGGATGATCGAATCAAAGCTTTGGATGTGACCGATATAGAAGGTGGGGAATCATTTTCTGTTGGTGATATACAAGTCACGACACTTCAAGTTCCACATACAATCCATACTATCGCCTATCGCTTTGACTACAATAGCCAATCGATCGTTATTACTGGGGATCTAACTTATTCAGAAGCTCTGCCTACTCTCGCCAAAAATGCGGATTATATGATCATAGATTCTGGCGGAATGGTAATGATTGGCGGGCGTCAAAAAAATAAAAGGTCTAAAAAAGATAAGGAAAATGGTTCAAATAAGAAAGCTCACGCTCATCTTAATTTGAATGACTCAAGTACACTTGCTCAAAAAGCGAAAGTGAAAAATCTTGTCTACACACATTTTAATACTGGAGAAATTGACACTGAAGCGAGTTTGAAAATGATCCGTAAAAACTTCAGTGGTCATGTTATTTTCGGTGAAGACCTTATGGTCGTAAACAATGCGGCCCAACCCGAATTATTCCAAACATCACAAACCGCTAACTACGCAATTGTCGATACCGGACAAAAAAAATCGTACAACAATAATGAAGTGATACCATTTCCAGTCAGTGGGGATGATTTTTATGGTCAGGATTCCAACTACAACTCGAACCAAGCGTCATACACAGACAATAATGATGGCACTATCACCGATAATATTACCGGCTTAATCTGGCAAAAGCAGATGGGGGAAAAACTTAGCTACGATGAAGCATTGCTCAAAATGAACAGTTTGAATTTAGCAGGTCATGATGACTGGCGCATTCCTACCATTAAAGAGCTCTATTCACTCATTCAGTTCTCAGGTCAGGTTAAAGGACAAAAAGCGGTCACACCTTTTATCGACACTAGTTTCTTTAACCAACCTCTCGGTAATACACAGATTGGAGAGCGAGAAATTGATGCACAAACTTGGTCCAGTACTGAGTATGTTGACAAAACCATGAAAAATGATGATACGGTTTTTGGGGTTAATTTTGTTGATGGTCGTATCAAAGGTTACCCAAAGTTTAACCCTCGCACTAAAGAACCGAATAAAATGTACTTTAGGTTTGTTAGAGGCAATGAAACCTACGGTAAAAACAACTTCATTAACAATAATGATGGCACCGTCACCGATTTAGCGACAGGTTTAACTTGGCAACAAGAGGACAGCAAAGCAGGTTTGAATTGGCAAGAAGCACTAGAGTATTCAGAAAACCTAACATTAGCAGACCAGAGTGATTGGCGTTTACCAAATGCAAAAGAGCTACAAAGCATTGTGGATTATACACGCTCACCTGAAACCTCTAACTCAGCAGCCATCGACCCTATTTTCTACACATCTTCAATAACAAATGAAGCTGGTGAAAAAGACTACCCTTATTATTGGAGTTCAACCACTCACCTTGATGGCCCTACTCCAGAGTCTGGCGCAGTTTATGTGTCTTTTGGTAAAGCTTTAGGTCAAATGCATGAGAACATAATGGATGTACATGGTGCGGGTTCACAGCGTAGCGACCCTAAAGCGGGGCAACCGATGTCACGTGGTCCACAAGGCGATTATATTCGGGTTGATAATTATGTACGCAGCGTAAGAGGCGGTTATGACGACTTTCCGGCTCAAGCAAACACACCTCCTCAGGCTGAAAAAGTCAACGAATATACGACGACGGGTGCAAATGTAAGCAGCCAAGTTCGCTCAGGAAATCAAACTCAGAACCTCAATAAAAATCAAAACCAGAGTAATAAGTTTATCAATCGATTGGATAAAAATGGTGATGGAAAAGTATCAGCTTCTGAATTTAAGGCAGGCACCAAACGCTTTAATCATTTGGATAAAAACAAAGATGGTTACATCACAGCAAATGAAGCACCAACAGGTCCCCCGACACACCGCCAATAA
- a CDS encoding MarR family winged helix-turn-helix transcriptional regulator — MENRTALSITGIDKLDSNPMFLMGFTYKQFRAKVSHELSEASGISLEMFGAIKVLNTHGQMTQQELSDLLLRNRSVTKRLVDNAIKLNLIAASKSETNKKVKLLALTDEGQAVMLKCSPIVNDISQQFQSSLTKDESQQLTQLLAKLINMDEFVD; from the coding sequence ATGGAAAATCGCACAGCCTTATCAATCACGGGGATTGATAAATTAGACTCAAACCCGATGTTTTTAATGGGATTTACTTATAAACAGTTTCGTGCCAAAGTCTCTCATGAGCTTTCAGAAGCATCAGGCATATCACTGGAAATGTTTGGCGCGATTAAGGTCTTAAATACCCACGGGCAAATGACGCAACAAGAGCTATCTGATCTATTATTGCGCAACCGCTCGGTCACAAAAAGGCTGGTCGATAACGCCATAAAGCTAAACTTGATTGCTGCAAGTAAGAGTGAAACGAATAAAAAAGTGAAATTGTTAGCCCTAACCGATGAGGGGCAAGCGGTTATGCTCAAGTGCTCCCCGATTGTTAATGATATTTCTCAACAATTTCAAAGTTCATTAACCAAAGATGAGTCACAGCAACTAACTCAACTGCTAGCCAAACTAATCAACATGGATGAATTTGTTGATTAA
- a CDS encoding permease, with protein MSPEIIAMAKEAGHMFLFLATELVILFLAVSYLVGMLQEFLTPEKIQSILSSRKGKGYIVAAFLGAITPFCSCSTIPFLKGLLRARAGFGPMMVFLFASPLLNPIIIGLFIATFGLKVAVFYFAVAMVVAVSAGFILEKLGFEKYVRPEAYESIDSGSSCGTSCGDSTPAPKKESGCGTSCGDALPEVQVSCCSATGEATATIVPTAEPNRWVRIWGNTWKDFKQVLPYLLMGIALGSLIYGFIPTDLIAEYAGAGNWYAIPVAAVIGIPLYIRAEAVIPLSAALVQKGMALGSVMALIIGSAGASLTEVILLKSIFKNQMIAAFLFVILSMAVGAGYLYTFLFA; from the coding sequence ATGAGTCCAGAAATTATCGCAATGGCAAAAGAAGCAGGACATATGTTCCTATTCTTGGCTACAGAACTAGTCATACTATTCCTAGCTGTAAGCTATTTGGTCGGTATGCTCCAAGAGTTTTTAACCCCAGAGAAAATCCAATCAATCCTGAGTTCAAGAAAGGGCAAAGGTTACATCGTGGCTGCATTTCTCGGTGCAATCACACCATTTTGCTCTTGCTCAACGATTCCTTTTTTGAAAGGCCTATTGAGAGCTAGAGCAGGTTTTGGTCCAATGATGGTGTTCTTGTTTGCATCACCGCTACTTAATCCAATCATCATTGGTCTGTTCATTGCAACATTCGGCTTGAAAGTAGCAGTGTTCTATTTTGCAGTAGCTATGGTTGTTGCCGTTTCAGCTGGCTTTATCCTAGAGAAGTTAGGTTTTGAGAAATATGTACGTCCAGAAGCGTATGAATCAATAGATTCTGGCTCAAGCTGCGGTACTTCTTGTGGCGATTCTACACCAGCACCTAAAAAAGAGTCTGGCTGTGGAACCTCTTGTGGTGATGCTTTGCCAGAAGTACAAGTTTCTTGCTGCTCAGCAACAGGTGAAGCAACGGCTACAATTGTTCCAACCGCAGAGCCAAACCGTTGGGTTCGTATTTGGGGAAATACATGGAAAGACTTCAAACAGGTTCTACCATACTTGCTAATGGGGATTGCGCTTGGTTCATTAATCTACGGCTTCATCCCAACAGATTTGATTGCTGAGTACGCAGGTGCTGGCAACTGGTATGCAATCCCTGTAGCGGCCGTTATCGGTATACCGCTATACATTCGAGCTGAGGCAGTTATCCCACTCAGTGCTGCTCTAGTTCAAAAAGGCATGGCGCTTGGTTCGGTAATGGCATTGATCATAGGTAGCGCAGGTGCAAGTCTAACCGAAGTTATCTTGTTGAAATCAATCTTCAAAAACCAAATGATTGCAGCATTCCTGTTCGTCATCCTAAGCATGGCAGTTGGGGCAGGTTACTTGTATACATTCCTGTTTGCCTAA
- a CDS encoding DUF2955 domain-containing protein — MNNSTRGDINWHEVTWMVLIVSLGMLAQLWLQLDIAAYLALYPVMAATKLNNYSMIGMLKAFLPVLGVACAALLVQQLFASHPAVIWCISLWVFDWARRWADTPAKLGQIYIPLLNWFLVIIFAQHIPMPMTIWIRDIAASMIVTLIMVRFVMLFMSPPKKPTPPMMPAKKVTYQQRIIYIAMLGIGLGFLMMVDLIAAAFCMMPVIIAAAQSERAIYQMMVKTCFYAHVGGCAIALVFVALLAGQHAHNLIYIVALTLLVLMIAVWISASRGGVRALHTEAMLGTMLPLQLYVSATDLGLQDTYFRGEMMLIVLALLVACQGIIYGKSHSLINHGD, encoded by the coding sequence ATGAATAATTCAACCCGTGGTGATATCAACTGGCATGAAGTAACATGGATGGTGTTAATTGTCTCTTTAGGGATGTTAGCGCAACTATGGTTACAGCTCGACATTGCCGCTTATTTAGCTTTATATCCAGTAATGGCAGCAACCAAACTAAATAACTATTCAATGATAGGAATGTTAAAGGCATTCTTACCTGTTTTAGGCGTTGCTTGTGCCGCACTACTGGTACAACAATTATTTGCATCTCATCCAGCAGTTATTTGGTGTATTAGTTTATGGGTGTTTGATTGGGCAAGACGTTGGGCTGATACACCAGCCAAGCTTGGTCAAATCTACATCCCATTGCTGAACTGGTTTTTAGTCATTATATTTGCGCAACATATTCCAATGCCGATGACAATTTGGATCCGAGATATCGCAGCAAGCATGATAGTCACCTTAATTATGGTTCGGTTTGTCATGTTATTTATGTCTCCACCCAAAAAGCCTACGCCACCGATGATGCCGGCAAAAAAGGTAACCTACCAACAACGCATTATCTATATTGCAATGTTAGGCATTGGTCTTGGTTTTTTAATGATGGTCGATCTAATTGCAGCAGCATTTTGTATGATGCCTGTGATTATTGCAGCAGCGCAAAGTGAACGCGCCATCTACCAAATGATGGTTAAAACCTGTTTTTACGCCCATGTGGGTGGTTGTGCCATTGCCTTAGTTTTTGTGGCACTATTAGCCGGTCAACATGCTCATAACTTGATCTATATCGTGGCTTTAACACTGTTAGTTTTGATGATAGCAGTCTGGATCAGCGCCAGTCGAGGTGGTGTTAGAGCGCTACACACTGAAGCAATGCTTGGAACCATGTTGCCTTTACAACTTTATGTATCCGCAACCGATCTCGGCTTGCAAGATACCTATTTTCGAGGTGAGATGATGCTGATCGTATTAGCATTATTAGTCGCCTGCCAAGGAATTATTTATGGAAAATCGCACAGCCTTATCAATCACGGGGATTGA
- a CDS encoding HlyD family secretion protein → MMNKAYQWVLYFILGLSALFAAFLVMSDNLAPFTTQAQLHIPTSRIAAEVSAPVVKLVVKNGQSVKKGDLLVRLDATRYQLALAQAKAALVIAEQHYQANKQHLNGATATLRQRIQETANEQHKVKRNEQLMRRKLISQEMLEDSRTSLAVHQQAVTSARASVAQIKAELIQSSENGALATAHANVELAQLNLKKTTIVAPVDGVISNLSLTPGTYVNAGNPVLFLVDRNHAWINADFNEKGITKLAKDTKVRVIFDALPGEIYQGKIQGKELAIFDASSDNNGLARVVNDDRWIRDQQKVRTQVTLPTLNDSLFSGSKVSVMVISDSSVWDTLSNVWMHLLANLRYLV, encoded by the coding sequence ATGATGAACAAAGCATATCAATGGGTACTCTATTTTATTCTTGGTCTAAGTGCGCTATTTGCGGCATTTTTAGTGATGAGTGATAACTTAGCGCCCTTTACCACACAAGCTCAACTACATATCCCAACAAGCCGAATTGCAGCCGAAGTATCAGCACCAGTTGTAAAATTAGTCGTTAAAAATGGTCAATCGGTTAAAAAAGGTGACTTACTCGTTCGCTTAGATGCAACGCGCTACCAATTGGCACTCGCGCAAGCAAAAGCCGCATTAGTTATTGCAGAGCAGCATTATCAAGCAAATAAACAGCATCTCAATGGCGCAACAGCAACACTGCGTCAACGCATCCAAGAAACGGCTAATGAGCAACATAAGGTAAAACGTAATGAGCAGTTAATGCGTCGTAAACTCATTAGCCAAGAGATGTTAGAAGATAGCCGTACCAGTTTAGCAGTTCACCAGCAAGCCGTTACATCGGCAAGAGCATCGGTTGCACAAATTAAAGCTGAACTAATCCAAAGTAGTGAAAATGGCGCACTTGCTACAGCTCATGCTAATGTTGAATTAGCGCAACTTAATTTGAAAAAAACAACAATTGTAGCACCTGTAGATGGCGTAATTAGTAACCTTAGCCTGACTCCGGGAACTTATGTAAATGCAGGTAATCCAGTCCTATTTTTAGTCGACCGCAATCACGCTTGGATAAATGCAGACTTCAATGAAAAAGGCATCACGAAACTTGCTAAAGATACTAAAGTTCGTGTGATTTTTGATGCACTTCCTGGTGAAATTTATCAAGGTAAAATTCAAGGTAAAGAACTAGCAATTTTTGATGCTAGTAGTGATAACAATGGCTTAGCTCGCGTCGTTAATGATGATCGTTGGATTCGTGATCAGCAAAAAGTTCGTACACAAGTTACCTTACCAACATTAAATGATTCGTTATTTTCTGGCTCAAAAGTAAGTGTCATGGTTATCTCTGATTCTTCTGTTTGGGATACCCTTAGTAATGTATGGATGCACCTATTAGCTAACTTACGTTATTTAGTTTAG